In one Elephas maximus indicus isolate mEleMax1 chromosome 9, mEleMax1 primary haplotype, whole genome shotgun sequence genomic region, the following are encoded:
- the FOXB2 gene encoding forkhead box protein B2, protein MPRPGKSSYSDQKPPYSYISLTAMAIQHSAEKMLPLSDIYKFIMERFPYYREHTQRWQNSLRHNLSFNDCFIKIPRRPDQPGKGSFWALHPDCGDMFENGSFLRRRKRFKVLRADHAHLHAGNTKSAPGTGPGGHLHPHHPHHAHHHHHHHHAAAHHHHHHHPPQPPPPPPPPHMVHYFHQQPPPAPQPPPHLSSQPPQQPPQQSQPQQPSHPGKMQEAAAVAAAAAAAAAAAVGSVGRLSQFPPYGLGSAAAAAAAAAASTSGFKHPFAIENIIGGDYKGVLQAGGLPLASVMHHLGYPVPSQLGNVVSSVWPHVGVMDSVAAAAAAAAAAGVPVGPEYGAFGVPVKALCHSASQSLPAVPVPIKPTPALPPVTALPPALTVPAAAQQPPAQSTVCPAAAASPAVSLQPTAPSAAERKGSALHSVLVHS, encoded by the coding sequence ATGCCGCGGCCGGGGAAGAGCTCGTACAGCGACCAAAAGCCGCCCTATTCGTACATCTCGCTGACCGCCATGGCCATCCAACACTCGGCGGAGAAGATGCTGCCGCTGAGCGACATCTACAAGTTCATCATGGAGCGCTTCCCCTACTATCGCGAGCACACGCAGCGCTGGCAGAACAGCCTGCGCCACAACCTCTCCTTCAACGACTGCTTCATCAAGATCCCGCGGCGGCCGGACCAGCCCGGCAAGGGCAGCTTCTGGGCGCTGCACCCCGACTGCGGCGACATGTTCGAGAACGGCAGCTTCCTGCGGCGCCGCAAGCGCTTTAAGGTGCTACGTGCGGACCACGCTCACCTGCACGCAGGTAACACCAAGAGCGCGCCCGGCACTGGGCCCGGAGGGCACCTCCATCCCCACCATCCGCACCACgcgcaccaccaccaccaccaccaccacgctGCCgcgcatcaccaccatcaccaccacccgccccagccgcccccgcccccgccgccgccgcacATGGTGCACTATTTCCACCAGCAGCCGCCGCCAGCTCCGCAGCCGCCGCCACACCTCTCGTCGCAGCCCCCGCAGCAGCCGCCCCAGCAGTCGCAGCCTCAACAGCCGTCCCACCCTGGCAAGATGCAGGAGGCAGCGGCTGTggcggcagcagcagcggcggcggctGCAGCTGCAGTGGGCAGCGTGGGGCGCCTGTCACAATTCCCGCCCTACGGGCTGGGCTCCGCTGCCGCCGcggcagccgccgccgccgcatcCACGTCAGGCTTTAAGCACCCGTTTGCCATCGAGAACATCATCGGCGGGGACTACAAGGGCGTGCTGCAAGCCGGCGGGCTGCCCTTGGCATCGGTCATGCACCACCTGGGCTACCCGGTGCCCAGCCAGCTCGGCAACGTCGTCAGCTCTGTTTGGCCGCACGTCGGCGTCATGGATTCTGTGGCCGCGGCCGCTGCCGCTGCTGCAGCTGCGGGGGTCCCTGTGGGCCCCGAGTATGGGGCCTTCGGGGTGCCAGTCAAGGCCCTGTGCCACTCGGCAAGTCAGAGCTTGCCTGCAGTGCCTGTGCCCATCAAGCCCACGCCTGCACTGCCGCCGGTGACCGCGCTGCCCCCGGCGCTCACCGTCCCCGCGGCCGCTCAGCAGCCGCCAGCACAGTCCACAGTGTGCCCAGCGGCCGCGGCCTCGCCCGcagtctccctgcagcccacGGCCCCGAGTGCAGCCGAGCGCAAGGGCAGCGCCCTGCACTCGGTGCTGGTGCATTCCTAG